One Phycisphaera mikurensis NBRC 102666 DNA window includes the following coding sequences:
- a CDS encoding secretin N-terminal domain-containing protein, whose protein sequence is MLQRSPNPLSCLRRLVLAGALAAAVPPHARAQPADGEPAEAQAAAVRGEAAEEGAAAGGGPASAAGEPPAAGGGREEEQEEQDDGRVAVSFRDVELSEIARFYLDRLKKPALIDEEVKDTRVTILANEKMPVADAMELIGNALRARGVLVAEGANQVEFLPLSAVGRIDRRRVGPAQSVDALENQAEIVDKTFELKHYDVARLRDVMVPLLPEYALVFADPNSRRLTVTAAAADLGRVERLVERLDVPQADGVIERIFKIQQGDASAIVSTVRLIISGSLGVEATGLMDDGGGASSRDGGRNRDNRSGRDAEAGPNVVSIERGESPILLRADVGRNWVIAVAEPRVMEQIQRWVEELDQPPADEGQDRPYVLIDVEHADIDEVASQVQEAVAAIPDDDLARSVRVIPFPKSRQLLVYGGQRGRNLVQSLLAELDVEASQYQLIREFSLQNGQADDVAAKIEALFGEEEDDNSWWRRRRGADDENKVKVSADAARNSVTVLTDPQRMERIAEMIHEQWDRPLDFGAVAPRVYTLKHSDPVQVQELLEGMFTTSSSTSRGSWWNRTTETTQAVGPLFGQFSFEALRGSDKLIVTAKSADSYVVIDELMAEIDQPQVAGLPVLIELKHANAEDVAEQLNATFAEAGTLAQLPRTERGLTRSLRTSTRTTQSPNLVGGGNNNRNNNQNQQNNNNANNDPGQIRFWWSQSRPRVDEQPTSNLIGKPRFVPVNRRNAIMVLAPRAYLQPLRDLIAELDLPGSQVVINAIITEVIHDDVSTLGVRFASDPAIFNDSRLQDQSLGGGVNVDFNETFGSGRGILGANLNLNLLLQLLIRKVDLRILNEPRVYTADNQEAHFFDGQDVPTVVSELVRGDSDGNVTRGFEYQPVGTRLHVRPHITQEGDIDLEVNLELSRIEAGETVFGNFIFNRRETTTQVTLQDGQTVVISGIVRQEDFEDVRKLPLLGDIPLVGGLFRNTDRGIRNREVIAFITPRIINPAGDEAELLSERNAQWLERIRGAMSGDEPENRDARTMPLDDLRSRPVPVPDPDSPSTPSLDEADGFRAPEPTRVDIPADDEDASQVRR, encoded by the coding sequence GACGTCGAGCTCTCCGAGATCGCCCGCTTCTACCTGGATCGCCTGAAGAAGCCGGCCCTCATCGACGAGGAGGTGAAGGACACCCGCGTCACCATCCTCGCCAACGAGAAGATGCCCGTCGCCGACGCGATGGAGCTCATCGGCAACGCGCTGCGGGCCCGCGGCGTGCTCGTGGCCGAGGGCGCGAACCAGGTCGAGTTCCTGCCGCTGTCCGCCGTCGGCCGCATCGACCGCCGCCGCGTCGGCCCCGCCCAGAGCGTCGACGCGCTGGAGAACCAGGCCGAGATCGTGGACAAGACCTTCGAGCTGAAGCACTACGACGTCGCCCGCCTCCGCGACGTGATGGTGCCGCTGCTGCCGGAGTACGCGCTCGTGTTCGCCGATCCGAACTCGCGCCGGCTGACGGTGACCGCCGCGGCCGCCGACCTGGGCCGCGTCGAGCGGCTGGTCGAGCGTCTCGACGTGCCGCAGGCCGACGGCGTGATCGAGCGGATCTTCAAGATCCAGCAGGGCGACGCGAGCGCCATCGTCTCCACGGTGCGGCTGATCATCTCCGGGTCGCTCGGCGTCGAGGCGACCGGGCTGATGGACGACGGCGGCGGGGCGTCTTCTCGCGACGGCGGCCGGAACCGCGACAACCGCAGCGGCCGCGACGCCGAGGCTGGCCCCAACGTCGTCTCCATCGAGCGCGGCGAGAGCCCGATCCTGCTCCGGGCCGACGTCGGCCGGAACTGGGTCATCGCCGTGGCCGAGCCGCGCGTGATGGAACAGATCCAGCGGTGGGTGGAGGAGCTGGACCAACCGCCCGCGGACGAGGGCCAGGACCGGCCTTACGTGCTGATCGACGTGGAGCACGCCGACATCGACGAGGTCGCCAGCCAGGTGCAGGAAGCCGTGGCCGCCATCCCCGACGACGACCTCGCCCGCAGCGTCCGCGTCATCCCGTTCCCCAAGTCACGCCAGCTGCTGGTGTACGGCGGGCAGCGGGGCCGCAACCTCGTGCAGAGCCTGCTCGCCGAGCTCGACGTGGAGGCCTCGCAGTACCAGCTGATCCGCGAGTTCTCGCTTCAGAACGGCCAGGCCGACGACGTCGCCGCGAAGATCGAGGCCCTCTTCGGGGAGGAGGAGGACGACAATTCCTGGTGGCGTCGCCGGCGGGGCGCCGACGACGAGAACAAGGTGAAGGTCTCCGCCGACGCGGCCCGCAACTCGGTCACGGTGCTGACGGACCCGCAGCGGATGGAGCGGATCGCCGAGATGATCCACGAGCAGTGGGACCGCCCGCTGGACTTCGGTGCCGTGGCCCCCCGCGTCTACACGCTGAAGCACTCCGACCCGGTGCAGGTCCAGGAGCTGCTGGAAGGCATGTTCACCACCTCCAGCAGCACCTCCCGAGGCAGCTGGTGGAACCGCACCACCGAGACCACCCAGGCCGTCGGCCCGCTCTTCGGCCAGTTCAGCTTCGAGGCGCTCCGCGGCAGCGACAAGCTGATCGTCACCGCCAAGAGCGCCGACAGCTACGTCGTGATCGACGAGCTGATGGCCGAGATCGACCAGCCCCAGGTTGCCGGCCTGCCCGTGCTCATCGAGCTCAAGCACGCCAACGCCGAGGACGTGGCCGAGCAGCTCAACGCGACCTTCGCCGAGGCCGGCACGCTGGCGCAGCTGCCGCGGACCGAGCGTGGCCTCACCCGGTCGCTGCGAACCAGCACCCGGACCACCCAGAGCCCCAACCTCGTGGGCGGCGGGAACAACAACCGCAACAACAACCAGAACCAGCAGAACAACAACAACGCCAACAACGACCCCGGCCAGATCCGCTTCTGGTGGAGCCAGAGCCGGCCCCGGGTGGACGAGCAGCCCACCAGCAACCTCATCGGCAAGCCCCGCTTCGTGCCGGTGAACCGCCGCAACGCGATCATGGTGCTCGCCCCGCGGGCGTACCTCCAGCCCCTGCGCGACCTCATCGCCGAGCTGGACCTGCCCGGCAGCCAGGTGGTCATCAACGCGATCATCACCGAGGTCATCCACGACGACGTGTCGACGCTGGGTGTCCGCTTCGCCAGCGACCCGGCGATCTTCAACGACTCGCGGCTGCAGGACCAGAGCCTCGGCGGCGGGGTCAACGTCGACTTCAACGAGACCTTCGGCAGCGGCCGGGGCATCCTCGGGGCGAACCTGAATCTCAACCTGCTGCTGCAGCTGCTCATCCGCAAGGTGGACCTGCGGATCCTCAACGAGCCCCGCGTCTACACCGCCGACAACCAGGAGGCGCACTTCTTCGACGGCCAGGACGTGCCCACCGTGGTCAGCGAGCTGGTCCGCGGCGACAGCGACGGCAACGTGACCCGCGGCTTCGAGTACCAGCCGGTGGGCACGCGGCTGCACGTGCGGCCGCACATCACCCAGGAGGGCGACATCGACCTCGAGGTGAACCTGGAGCTCTCGCGGATCGAGGCCGGCGAGACCGTCTTCGGCAACTTCATCTTCAACCGCCGGGAGACCACCACGCAGGTGACGCTGCAGGACGGGCAGACCGTGGTGATCTCCGGCATCGTCCGGCAGGAAGACTTCGAGGACGTCCGCAAGCTGCCGCTGCTCGGCGACATCCCGCTGGTCGGCGGGCTGTTCCGCAACACCGACCGGGGCATCCGCAACCGGGAGGTGATCGCCTTCATCACCCCGCGGATCATCAACCCCGCCGGCGACGAGGCGGAGCTGCTCTCCGAGCGGAACGCCCAGTGGCTGGAGCGGATCCGCGGGGCGATGAGCGGCGACGAGCCGGAGAACCGGGACGCGCGGACGATGCCCCTGGACGATCTCCGCAGCCGGCCCGTCCCGGTGCCCGATCCCGACTCCCCGTCGACGCCCTCGCTCGACGAAGCCGACGGCTTCCGCGCGCCGGAGCCGACGAGGGTGGACATCCCCGCCGACGATGAGGACGCTTCGCAGGTGCGGCGTTGA
- a CDS encoding DUF5718 family protein, with product MISLTPAELGAAIGLGVAGNFAGHLEQAGEASDFAGVEAADGAPKGVFPWYVRGGELGVNPVSATHIRLPDDPAAACQIEPELALWSEVRYEGEAVAAVEPTHFGAFNDCSWRARPAASPSGPVKISHKKHWGPASQGLAADQLLPLDRFAAGGTLDRFRLASFLVRDGVTHAYGEDAPVAGYGYFHGRLLGWLVEKLNTQRDAGPLEDASALLAAAGRPGRAVIAIGATRYLPFGETTFLREGDEAVVVAYDGGVHTPAAVAEAVASGAVRLETASLLRQRVIR from the coding sequence ATGATCTCGCTGACGCCCGCCGAGCTCGGCGCCGCGATCGGGTTGGGGGTGGCCGGCAACTTCGCCGGGCACCTCGAGCAAGCGGGCGAGGCGTCGGACTTCGCCGGCGTCGAGGCCGCGGACGGCGCTCCCAAAGGCGTCTTCCCGTGGTACGTCCGCGGCGGGGAGCTCGGGGTGAATCCGGTGTCCGCGACGCACATCCGGCTGCCGGACGATCCGGCGGCGGCGTGCCAGATCGAGCCGGAGCTGGCGCTCTGGAGCGAGGTGCGCTACGAGGGGGAGGCGGTCGCGGCGGTGGAGCCGACGCACTTCGGGGCCTTCAACGACTGCTCTTGGCGGGCGCGGCCGGCGGCGTCCCCGAGCGGCCCGGTCAAGATCTCGCACAAGAAGCACTGGGGACCGGCCTCGCAGGGCCTCGCCGCGGACCAGCTGCTCCCGCTGGACCGCTTCGCCGCCGGCGGCACGCTCGACCGCTTCCGGCTGGCGAGCTTCCTCGTCCGCGACGGCGTCACCCACGCGTACGGGGAGGACGCGCCCGTGGCGGGCTACGGCTACTTCCACGGCCGGCTGCTGGGTTGGCTCGTCGAGAAGCTCAACACGCAACGCGACGCGGGGCCGCTGGAGGACGCCTCCGCCCTGCTCGCCGCCGCGGGCCGCCCGGGGCGCGCCGTCATCGCCATCGGCGCGACGCGGTACCTGCCCTTCGGCGAGACGACCTTCCTGCGGGAGGGCGACGAGGCGGTGGTGGTGGCGTACGACGGCGGCGTCCACACGCCGGCGGCGGTGGCGGAGGCCGTCGCGAGCGGGGCCGTCCGGCTGGAGACTGCTTCGCTCCTCCGGCAGCGCGTGATCCGCTAA
- the tyrS gene encoding tyrosine--tRNA ligase, with protein MAEDTPNLYDVLEARGLVAQCTDAGIRERLGSPVTLYCGFDPTADSLHLGHLVPVMALAHAQRCGHKPLALVGGATARVGDPSGKNTARRMLSPEEIDANALAIGEQIGRIVRFDDSPTGAKLVNNLDWIAGLTWLDFLRDVGSRVSVNRMVGMESVKPRLAEGSGISFLEFSYMLLQAYDFAHLGAEHGCTVQIGGQDQWGNIVFGTELGRKMHGLDLAALTMPLITKADGRKFGKTEAGAVWLDAERTPVFDFFQFWRNADDGDVGRLLRYFTFLPIDEIEALETASGAGINAAKARLAYEVTRLVHGEPAAAAARDGAAKAFAGGAVDDAVPHGPLDLASPVGVVELMKRAGFAKSNGEARRLIQGGGVRIHGDKVADPMAEVSAGDARGGHVLLRAGKKRLYRFDVAEAGS; from the coding sequence ATGGCCGAAGACACCCCGAACCTCTACGACGTGCTCGAGGCCCGAGGCCTCGTCGCGCAGTGCACCGACGCGGGCATCCGCGAGCGGCTCGGCTCGCCGGTCACGCTGTACTGCGGCTTCGACCCGACGGCCGACTCGCTGCACCTGGGTCACCTCGTGCCCGTGATGGCGCTGGCGCACGCGCAGCGTTGCGGGCACAAGCCGCTTGCGCTGGTGGGCGGCGCGACGGCCCGCGTCGGCGACCCCTCGGGGAAGAACACCGCCCGGAGGATGCTCTCGCCGGAGGAGATCGACGCGAACGCTCTGGCGATCGGCGAGCAGATCGGCCGCATCGTCCGCTTCGACGACTCGCCCACCGGAGCGAAGCTGGTCAACAACCTCGACTGGATCGCCGGCCTCACGTGGTTGGACTTCCTCCGGGACGTCGGCTCGCGGGTGTCGGTGAACCGCATGGTCGGGATGGAGAGCGTCAAACCCCGCCTGGCCGAGGGCTCCGGGATCTCGTTCCTCGAGTTCAGCTACATGCTGCTGCAGGCGTACGACTTCGCCCACCTGGGGGCGGAGCACGGCTGCACCGTGCAGATCGGCGGGCAGGACCAGTGGGGCAACATCGTCTTCGGCACCGAGCTGGGGCGGAAGATGCACGGCCTGGACCTGGCGGCGCTCACGATGCCGCTGATCACCAAGGCCGACGGGCGGAAGTTCGGCAAGACCGAGGCCGGCGCGGTCTGGCTCGACGCGGAGCGGACGCCCGTCTTCGACTTCTTCCAGTTCTGGCGCAACGCGGACGACGGCGACGTCGGCCGCCTGCTGCGCTACTTCACGTTCCTGCCCATCGACGAGATCGAGGCGTTGGAGACTGCAAGCGGCGCCGGCATCAACGCGGCGAAGGCGCGGCTGGCGTACGAGGTCACCCGGCTCGTGCACGGCGAGCCCGCGGCCGCGGCGGCGCGCGACGGTGCCGCCAAAGCCTTCGCCGGCGGCGCGGTGGACGACGCGGTGCCGCACGGTCCGCTGGACCTCGCCTCGCCCGTCGGCGTCGTCGAGCTGATGAAGCGTGCCGGCTTCGCCAAGAGCAACGGCGAGGCCCGCCGGCTGATCCAGGGCGGCGGCGTCCGGATCCACGGCGACAAGGTCGCGGACCCCATGGCGGAGGTCTCCGCCGGGGACGCCCGCGGCGGGCACGTGCTGCTGCGAGCCGGGAAGAAGCGGCTCTACCGCTTCGACGTGGCGGAGGCCGGGTCATGA
- a CDS encoding thiol-disulfide oxidoreductase DCC family protein: MADLEGKSLVFYDGHCGLCHRWVRFVLPRDPADRFVFTPLQGDTIQEVLTERQIAGLPDSIVLRDPDGTLHTRSDAVLRILRGVGGGWALLAALGRVVPRSLRDLVYDGVARIRHRVFGRPAEACPMMPARLRHKFVF; the protein is encoded by the coding sequence ATGGCCGACCTCGAGGGCAAGTCACTCGTCTTCTACGACGGCCACTGCGGGCTGTGCCACCGGTGGGTGAGGTTCGTGCTCCCGCGCGACCCGGCGGATCGCTTCGTCTTCACGCCCCTCCAGGGTGACACGATCCAGGAGGTCCTGACGGAGCGGCAGATCGCCGGCCTGCCCGACTCGATCGTCCTCCGCGACCCCGACGGCACGCTGCACACCAGATCCGACGCCGTGCTCCGCATCCTCCGCGGCGTCGGCGGCGGCTGGGCGTTGCTCGCGGCGCTGGGCCGGGTCGTCCCCCGCTCCCTCCGCGACCTCGTCTACGACGGCGTCGCCCGGATCCGCCACCGCGTGTTCGGCCGCCCCGCCGAGGCGTGCCCGATGATGCCGGCGCGGCTGCGGCACAAGTTCGTCTTCTAG
- the gnd gene encoding decarboxylating NADP(+)-dependent phosphogluconate dehydrogenase, translated as MPEPTSDIGLIGLAVMGQNLVLNMADHGFDVAVYNRTTSVMEDFIKEVEAEQPSASRVHGHAELADFVASIKCPRKIVLMVQSTAVASTDRDAVDKVTDQLEPLLQEGDLIIDGGNSNWNATIRREKEYAAKGIRFFGSGVSGGELGARFGPSLMPGGDPEAWESLKPIWEAIAAKVDRETGKPIERFDPSNPVTLEEGEPCTGYIGANGAGHYVKMVHNGIEYIDMQLICEAYFLMKQLIGMQPDEMSQVFARWNEGDLDSFLIEITTDILQQRDPTDPSRFFVDVVLDTAGQKGTGKWTSISALDMGIPANAMAEAVFARCLSAIKDERVAASEVLRGPAEAVDFGDQGEFIENIREALYCSKICAYAQGFQLMREAQNEFDWDLDFGQIAAMFRGGCIIRARFLQKITDAYAEDPKLANLLLNDYFNEAVNKGQAAWRKVVSLAVLNGVAVPAFASALAYFDSYRTATLPQNLLQAQRDYFGAHTYERVDRPRGEKFHVDWPEENRPQLTL; from the coding sequence ATGCCAGAACCCACCTCCGACATCGGACTCATCGGCCTCGCCGTCATGGGCCAGAACCTCGTCCTCAACATGGCCGACCACGGCTTCGACGTGGCCGTCTACAACCGGACGACCTCGGTGATGGAGGACTTCATCAAGGAGGTCGAGGCGGAGCAGCCCTCCGCTTCCCGCGTGCACGGCCACGCCGAGCTCGCCGACTTCGTCGCCTCGATCAAGTGCCCCCGCAAGATCGTGCTGATGGTGCAGAGCACCGCCGTCGCCTCCACCGATCGCGACGCCGTGGACAAGGTCACCGACCAGCTCGAGCCGCTGCTGCAGGAGGGCGACCTCATCATCGACGGCGGCAACTCGAATTGGAACGCCACCATCCGCCGCGAGAAGGAGTACGCGGCCAAGGGCATCCGCTTCTTCGGCTCGGGCGTGTCCGGCGGCGAGCTCGGCGCCCGCTTCGGCCCCTCGCTCATGCCCGGCGGCGACCCCGAGGCGTGGGAGAGCCTCAAGCCCATCTGGGAGGCCATCGCCGCCAAGGTCGACCGCGAGACGGGCAAGCCGATCGAGCGCTTCGACCCCAGCAATCCGGTGACGCTCGAGGAGGGCGAGCCCTGCACCGGCTACATCGGGGCCAACGGCGCCGGGCACTACGTGAAGATGGTGCACAACGGCATCGAGTACATCGACATGCAGCTCATCTGCGAGGCGTACTTCCTCATGAAGCAGCTGATCGGGATGCAGCCCGACGAGATGAGCCAGGTCTTCGCCCGGTGGAACGAGGGCGACCTCGACAGCTTCCTCATCGAGATCACCACCGACATCCTGCAGCAGAGAGACCCGACGGATCCGTCGAGGTTCTTCGTCGACGTCGTGCTGGACACCGCCGGGCAGAAGGGCACCGGGAAGTGGACGTCCATCTCCGCGCTGGACATGGGCATCCCCGCCAACGCGATGGCCGAAGCCGTCTTCGCCCGCTGCCTGTCGGCCATCAAGGACGAGCGGGTGGCGGCCAGCGAGGTGCTCCGGGGGCCCGCCGAGGCGGTCGACTTCGGCGACCAAGGCGAGTTCATCGAGAACATCCGCGAGGCCCTCTACTGCTCGAAGATCTGCGCCTACGCCCAGGGCTTCCAGCTGATGCGCGAGGCCCAGAACGAATTCGATTGGGATCTGGACTTCGGCCAGATCGCCGCCATGTTCCGCGGGGGCTGCATCATCCGCGCCCGCTTCCTGCAGAAGATCACCGACGCCTACGCCGAGGATCCGAAGCTGGCGAACCTGCTGCTCAACGACTACTTCAACGAGGCGGTCAACAAGGGGCAGGCCGCCTGGCGGAAGGTCGTCTCGCTCGCCGTGCTCAACGGCGTGGCCGTTCCGGCCTTCGCCTCGGCGCTCGCCTACTTCGACAGCTACCGCACCGCGACGCTGCCGCAGAACCTGCTTCAGGCTCAGCGTGACTACTTCGGCGCCCACACCTACGAGCGCGTCGACCGCCCCCGCGGCGAGAAGTTCCACGTCGACTGGCCCGAGGAAAACCGCCCCCAACTCACCCTCTAA
- the rpsI gene encoding 30S ribosomal protein S9: protein MADDADNDLTAGAAGDEAGATAIAEPAAAVAPTTLALGDPNPVAEEAPAAAPRPLAEPARRDAGGFVWGTGRRKTAVARVRVRPTKNEGEGGGEFVISSTKAKNKSIDEFFSEPQHRIACRKPQEATGMTGKLDIYVNVQGGGITGQAEAVLLGVARALKGYDPTLEQTLRDAELLTRDSRKVERKKYGQAGARKRFQFSKR from the coding sequence ATGGCTGACGACGCCGACAACGACCTGACCGCGGGAGCCGCCGGCGACGAAGCCGGCGCGACCGCCATCGCCGAGCCCGCAGCGGCCGTGGCGCCCACCACGCTCGCGCTGGGCGACCCCAACCCCGTGGCCGAGGAGGCGCCCGCCGCCGCCCCGCGTCCGCTGGCCGAGCCCGCCCGCCGCGACGCCGGCGGCTTCGTGTGGGGCACCGGCCGCCGGAAGACCGCGGTCGCCCGCGTCCGCGTCCGCCCCACCAAGAACGAGGGCGAGGGCGGGGGCGAGTTCGTCATCAGCTCGACGAAAGCGAAGAACAAGAGCATCGACGAGTTCTTCTCCGAGCCCCAGCACCGCATCGCATGCCGCAAGCCGCAGGAGGCCACCGGCATGACGGGCAAGCTCGACATCTACGTCAACGTCCAGGGCGGCGGCATCACCGGGCAGGCCGAGGCCGTGCTCCTCGGCGTGGCCCGTGCGCTCAAGGGCTACGACCCGACGCTGGAGCAGACGCTCCGCGACGCCGAGCTGCTCACCCGCGACTCGCGCAAGGTCGAGCGGAAGAAGTACGGCCAGGCCGGGGCCCGCAAGCGCTTCCAGTTCTCGAAGCGTTGA
- the rplM gene encoding 50S ribosomal protein L13, with protein sequence MNRQTTLARRNGQEETFPRGWAIVDAEGAVLGRLAAKVAFILQGKDKPHYTNHVDVGDFVVVVNADKVRVTGTKLDDKFHERFSGHPSGRHITTWREVLDGKHPERLVETAVRRMLPKSKLGVAQYGKLKVYAGAEHPHAAQNPRTVSLASLALQTS encoded by the coding sequence ATGAACCGCCAGACCACCCTCGCCCGCCGCAACGGCCAGGAAGAAACCTTCCCACGCGGCTGGGCCATCGTCGACGCCGAGGGCGCCGTCCTCGGCCGCCTCGCCGCCAAGGTTGCGTTCATCCTGCAGGGCAAGGACAAGCCTCATTACACGAACCACGTGGACGTCGGCGACTTCGTCGTCGTCGTCAACGCCGACAAGGTGCGTGTCACCGGCACCAAGCTCGATGACAAGTTCCACGAGCGTTTCTCGGGTCACCCCTCGGGCCGGCACATCACCACCTGGCGCGAGGTCCTCGATGGCAAGCACCCCGAGCGGCTCGTCGAGACCGCCGTCCGCCGCATGCTCCCCAAGAGCAAGCTCGGCGTGGCCCAGTACGGCAAGCTGAAGGTGTACGCCGGTGCCGAGCACCCGCACGCCGCCCAGAACCCGCGCACCGTGAGCCTCGCGTCGCTCGCGCTGCAGACCAGCTGA
- a CDS encoding dipeptide epimerase, whose translation MKLILHPIEIPLRHPWTLAHGTRTVQRNVVVELHDEQAGLSGFGEAAGIPYFGVTTATLIAALEGVRGVAEGVPLLDPESWWAGLAPHLAEQPFALAALDAAAHDLWAKRAGSTTRRMLGFGEDEAAYPPSDFTIGLAEPDAMAARLAERPGFPVYKVKLGSGDLAADLARVERLREETDAPLRVDANTGWTLEQAIEAGPRLVDLGVEFLEQPLRVDAPEAERRRLFEESPLPVIADEACFGEADVARCAGFFHGVNLKPAKCGGLTPALRMAAEARDLGLRVGVGCMTETTVGISATAQLLPAVDFADLDGALLLADDVVASAAAGVTLDSGRLRFPPSAGNGVQPAAASLLRLRTASV comes from the coding sequence ATGAAGCTGATCCTCCACCCCATCGAGATCCCGCTCCGCCACCCCTGGACGCTCGCGCACGGGACGCGGACGGTGCAGCGCAACGTGGTGGTGGAGCTGCACGACGAGCAGGCCGGCCTAAGCGGCTTCGGCGAGGCGGCGGGGATCCCGTACTTCGGGGTGACGACCGCGACGCTGATCGCGGCCCTGGAGGGCGTGCGTGGCGTGGCCGAAGGCGTGCCGCTGCTGGACCCGGAGAGCTGGTGGGCGGGGCTCGCGCCGCACCTCGCGGAGCAGCCCTTCGCGCTCGCGGCGCTCGACGCCGCGGCGCACGACCTCTGGGCCAAGCGGGCGGGCTCGACGACGCGCCGCATGCTCGGGTTCGGCGAGGACGAGGCGGCGTACCCGCCGTCGGACTTCACAATCGGCCTCGCGGAACCCGACGCGATGGCGGCGCGGCTCGCGGAGCGTCCGGGCTTCCCGGTCTACAAGGTGAAGCTGGGGTCGGGCGATCTCGCCGCCGACCTCGCCCGGGTGGAGCGTTTGCGGGAGGAGACCGATGCGCCGCTGCGGGTCGACGCGAACACCGGGTGGACGCTGGAGCAGGCGATCGAGGCCGGCCCGCGGCTGGTCGATCTGGGCGTCGAGTTCCTGGAGCAGCCGCTGCGGGTCGACGCGCCCGAGGCCGAGCGCCGCCGCCTCTTCGAGGAGAGCCCGCTGCCGGTCATCGCCGACGAGGCCTGCTTCGGCGAGGCCGACGTCGCCCGCTGCGCCGGCTTCTTCCACGGTGTCAACCTCAAGCCCGCCAAGTGCGGAGGCCTGACCCCCGCGTTGCGGATGGCCGCCGAGGCGCGGGACCTGGGCCTGCGCGTCGGCGTCGGCTGCATGACCGAGACGACCGTCGGCATCTCCGCGACGGCCCAGCTGCTGCCCGCCGTCGACTTCGCCGACCTCGACGGGGCCCTGCTGCTCGCCGACGACGTCGTCGCGTCCGCGGCGGCCGGCGTCACGCTCGATTCCGGCCGTCTCCGCTTCCCCCCCAGCGCCGGCAACGGCGTGCAGCCGGCCGCCGCGTCGCTGCTCCGGCTGCGTACGGCCTCCGTTTGA